Genomic DNA from Prosthecobacter sp. SYSU 5D2:
CTTCCTGGGCCTGGGAGCTTTCATGGCCAATGCCAGTCCGTATGTCCTGATTGCGTTTGCTCTCATTGTGCTCTGGACGGTCTGGAAAATGTGGAAAAGCTCAGGCCACGCAGTGGAGGTTAACTATACCAACCATTGGTCCGTCAACCTCATGCGCAGGGTTATGAAGACCAATCCCTCCATTGAAAGCGGACGCTTTTTTTCCCATGGCGTCACCCCGCTGTTCCTATGCCTTTTCTGCATTGAGGTTTGCGATGTCGTCTTCGCCTTTGATTCCATGCCCGTTATTGTGGCAGTGGTGAGGGACCCTTATTTGATGATCACTTCCAGCCTGTGGGCCACAGCAGGACTGCGCAGCCTCTACTTCCTGCTTGTCGCTGCCCAAAGCCGCCTTTGGGCGCTGGACAAGGCCATCATGATTCTGCTCATTTTCGTTTCCTTCAAGCTTATCGCCAGCGCTTTTGGATACCATCTGGACCCCGGCGTCAGCGTTTCGATTGTCGCCTTTATCCTGACCGCTGGCGTCATCATGTCCATGGCCGTACCTGACCCAAAAATCCTCAAGGAGGATTAATCTGACAGGGGAGTGCTTTGGCGGTTAACCCGCCTCCTACCCCACCTGGCCCGTAGCATTGACCAGGGTGCCCATTGGCTCACCCACGAGTGCGCGGCGGATATTATCATCTTCATTCATGCTGAAGACGATGATGGGCATGTTGTTTTCCATGCACAGGGAAAAGGCCGTCGCATCCATGACCTTGAGCTGCTGGGTCAGGCAGTCATGGAAGCTGATGTTGTCATACCTGACGGCGTCAGGATTTTTGTTCGGGTCGGAGCAGTAGATGCCGTCCACCTTTGTAGCCTTGAACACACAATCTGCACCGATCTCGCTGGCACGCAGCGCAGCCGTGGTATCTGTGGAAAAGAAAGGGTTGCCGGTGCCCGCTGCGAAAATGACCACTCGTCCCAGCTCCAGGTGGCGCATGGCCACCCGGCGGATGAAGGGCTCGGCGACGTTTTTCATTTCAATGGCGCTCTGAACGCGGGTGGGCACGTCCATGGCTTCAAGCATGGACTGTAGCGCCAGGGAGTTCATCACCGTGGCCAGCATGCCCATGTAGTCGGCCGTGGCACGCTCCATGCCTTTGTTGCTGGCGCTCACGCCCCGCCAAAAGTTGCCCCCGCCGACGACCACGGCAATCTCCAGCCCGGTCTGGTGCGCGGCTTTGATCTGGGCCGCAATGTCCTCCACAATCGGAGGTGAAATATTGTCAGTGCTGCCGGGCTCCCGCAGAGCCTCACCACTGAGTTTGAGAAGAACGCGCCTGAATTTCCGAGTGCCTGTATGATCGCCCATGTACGTTTAGATTTCACACGTCATACATGAACCGCCGGATGATGCAAAGGAGGAAGTTGGCATTTGTTTCGCTGGCAGGGACCAAATACGATACTTCCCTGATAGTCAGACCTCGATGGCTTCGCACTTCTCCCGCCAGCCGGGGAAGTTCCACACATTGGGAAAGCCCGCACACTGGACGGGCTTCACCTTTTGGATGCGGCAGGAGTTCACCCCCTCCAGGAACAGGCACTCGCCGTTGGGCTTGTCGATGATGGACAGCCCCGTGCGGTTTGCATTCAGACGGGTGCAGTCGCGGATGAAGTCCTCCTCAGGCATCCCGACATACGCAGCGATGGTGGTCACCTCCTCAGCGGTCACATTCACATCTCCTGGCCAGCGGCAGCAGTTTCCGCAGCGCTGGCACTGATAGTAGGGCTTCGTTTTGTCAAGGGATGGGTGGGCATTCATGAAAACTTTAACACTCGCACGGTTCGTGCGGCGTTATACATAGTTCATCGAATGATACGTCTCTTGCAACGCATGGATGACACCCAGCCCCGGCACGCCGAGGGCGGGGCGACTGGCGCAGGCCCCACCCTGCGGCCTGTGACTTTGCTTGCAGATGCCGGTGAAACGGCTGAAACGGCCCTGGAAGACTGGTCAAGGGGTCTGGACTGGGTGCACTGGCTGTTTTCCAGCATCCGCCAGCGGCAGGCTGGCATCCACTTTCACGCGGCCGACTTGCCGCAGCCTGGCCTGTATCCTCGCTCACCCGTCACCCGCCAGGCGCTGGCCGCGCGGTGGGAAAACTTTGCCCAAAAAGACCTGCGCGGTCCGCTGGGGCTCGCCCTCGTCCAGGCCTGGCAGGTGGCCCGCGATCTGGATCTGGTCCGTTTGCAGGAACTGGATGCGGAACTGGATGCTGCGCTCACCGGGCGTGCCCGTGCGGACAGCCGCGAGGCGGGTGCGAGACTGCTCCAGGGAACGCGCGGTGCCCGTTATCAAGGGCTTCTCGGACGCTACCGGACACTCCAGGAGGAAAGCCGCACACCGGGGCACTTTTTCATCGTCTGGCCCGCTGCGGCGCACTTTTTCCAGCTCAGCCTGGCCAGCACCATTGCGGAATACATCCGGCTGGAGTGGGATCTGGCCACCCGCCACCTGCCTGCCCCGGCCGCTCCGTTGAGCCTGCAGAGCATTACCACCCTGACCGGTCATCTCATGCATGCCCGGGTCAGCGGCCTCACCTTGCTGGGGCAGAGTGAAGACGAGGAGTCCTCCCAGCCGCAGAAAACGGGCAGTTTATAGCCTCTCTTTGACAAGCCCGCCAACCCGCGCTCCTTGCTCCACCCTCCTCTTCTGTGGACGCACCCACCAGCCGCCGCAAACTCGCCCTTCTTTTTTTCTGCACCGCCATGCCCATGGGCATGTGGAACGTGCCGCTGGCCAATATTTACGCGGCCTATGGAAGGGAGCACCTGGTCCCCTGGGTGCTGGCCACCACGGCTGTCGCTGCCTTCATCTCCCCTTTGTTCGTCGGCGCACTGGCAGACCAGAAAATGTCCCCCACCCTGCTGCTACGCTGGCTGGCGCTGGCCACAGGACTGGCCTTGACGCTCAGTTGCACCGCCCTGGCCTACGGCTGGAATGACGGGCTGGTGCTGGTTTGCGCCCAAATTCAGGCCCTGGTGGCCACACCTGTCTGGAGCATCACCAGCAGCATTGTCTTTTCCCAGCTGCAGACGCCCACCAAGCAGTTTGGCCCCCTTCGCGCCTGCGCCACTTTTGGCTGGATGGCAGGCTGCTGGATTGTCAGTTTTGTGCTTCATGCCGATGCATCCCTCGTCGCCGGATACACGGCGGCAGGACTCTGGATGCTGGTCATGGGCCTGTCCTGGATGCTGCCCATGATCCAGCCGGGGGACATTCAGGGCAAACGCAGTTTCCGGCAAATCCTGGGGCTGGATGCGCTAGACCTCCTGAAAAACCGCGATCACCGCGTGGTCTTCATCACGGCCGCCCTTTACAGCATCCCGCTGGCCGCTTTTTATCCCTATACGGCCCGGCATTTGAAGGACCTCGGGGTGGAAAACGTCTCTGCCGTCATCTCCCTGGCGCAGACGACGGAGGTCTTGACCATGCTGCTGCTGGCAGGAGTACTGGCCCGTTTCAGGCTGAAGTGGGTCTTCATGTCCGGCATCGCCATCTGCGTACTGCGTTATGCCTTCAATGCCCAGGACACCCGGACCTGGATCATGATCGGCACGACCCTGCACGGCTTTGCCTTCACTCTCTATTTCATCACTACCCAGATTTATCTGGAGGAGCGCATTGACCGCAAATGGCGTGTCCGCGCCCAGGCCCTGCTTTACCTGCTGATGAGCGGCGTGGGAAACCTCATCGGCTACCTGGGCGGCGGCTGGTGGCATGCGTCCTGCACCCAGGCTGGCATTACTGACTGGACACGATTTTGGCTGGGAGAATCCGCGCTCACGGCCTGCGTATGTCTGTTTTTCGTCTTTGCCTACCGGGGCATCCGGGCGGCGAAATGAACCCGCCTGACACTTTCCTGCCGCTTGCCTCGGTGCCCGCCACCGTGTAAGTCCCTGTCCTCCATGAAATTCAACCACCTCGCCTCACTTGCCTTTATCCTGGCCCTGACTGCTTGCAACCCGGCCGAAGTCAAATCCAATGATGCGGCTCCTGCTTCAGCAGCCACCGCCCCAACCGAAACGGATGGCTGGGTATCCATGTTCAATGGCAAGGACCTCTCCGGCTGGAAGTCCAACGAAGAAACGCCCGGCAGTTTCTCCATTGAAGACGGCGCTCTGAAGGTCAGCAATGGCCGCGCCCACCTATTTTATGTCGGCCCCAATGGCGACGCCAAGTTCACGGACTTTGAATTCAAAGGCAAGGTGAAGCACATGCCCGGCTCCAACTCCGGCCTCTACATCCATACGGAATACCAGGACAAAGGCTGGCCGGAAAAAGGCTACGAATGCCAGGTGAACAGCACCTCCCACAAGGACCCCAAAAAGACCGGCGGCCTCTATGCGGTCAAAGACGTGCTCGATACCGCCCCAGTGGGTGATGACGAGTGGTTCGACTACAGCATCAAGGTGGAAGGCAAGCGCATCATCATCAGCATCAATGGCAAGGTCACCTCTGACTTCACCGAGCCTGATGGCTGGGATCCGGCCACGGCTTTGAAAAACATGGCAGGCCGCAAGCTCAGCTCCGGCACCATGGCCATCCAGGCCCATGATCCGAAGAGCGTTGTGTATTTTAAAGACCTTTACATCAAGGCTCTGTAAAGCCTCCGCCAGAAGGCAGACGTATCATATGGGCAGGGGATACCCGTCCCCTGCCCTTTTCCTCTTCAAGCTCATGAGCCAGATGCTCAATCCAGATCTCTCCGCCACCGAAATCCGCTGCTACTTTGTCCGCAAGCGCAACTGCCTGCTTGTACGCGGACGGTTCGGCCCGGTGTACATGGATTATTACCTGCACCTCATGCAGCACAGCATCAAGCATCCCGACCGCCTGGATGAAATGCTCAAAGACGCCATTGCGGGAGTGACTTTGCATTTGTCCTCCAGACCGCATGATGAAGGATGCGCCTGGACCATTAATCTCAACGACCCGCTGCTGAACCTTTTCGTCACAGGAGCGACGATCCCCGGCCGGGTGACAGGTCGGCTCTTCACGGAAGATGTGAAAGACACGGGCAAGTCCATCTTCATCGCCCAGACCACTCGCAATCACATGCAGCCGCGCCAGAGTATGATCGAGTTCACCGGAACCGACATTCTTTCTGCCGTGGAGCAATTTTACACGCAGAGCGAACAGCGGCTCACGCGCATCTTCCGCCTGGAGGATGAAGACTTTGTCCAAATTTCCGCCGAGCCCGATGCGGATGAAGAATGGCTGGCCGGGCTCACGGATGCGGACATCCCCAAGCTGGACGAGACGGAGCATCTGACGCTGCTGGAAACGCGCACCTACGTCTTCGACTGCGGCTGCACCCCGGACCGCATGTTCCCCATGCTCAGCCGCCTGAACAACGAAGATCTGGACTTCATCTTCGAAGACGGCTCCGCCACCATCACCTGCCCGCGATGTGCTGCTGTTTTCCGCACCCCGAAAGCCGATTTCGACGAATGGAAAGCACGCCAGACTGCGTGATCCGCATCTCTTTTTTGAACCATGACCGCAACCGCCCCTCACGCAGCACCTAACTACAAGCTCGGCAATGAGAAGCTCATCAAAGTGCTTCCCAATGCCGCACGCAAGCTGAACGGCCTGCTGACCAAACAGGGCCGCTCAGAAAACGGCGCCCTGCGCATTGCTGTCGTCGGTGGCGGCTGCTCCGGCCTGCAATACAAAATGGATCTTGTGGACGGTCCGGCCAACCGCGACATCATGGTCGTCTCAGGTGATGTGCGGGTGCTCATTGATCCGAAAAGCGCCCTCTTCGTCAGCGGTTCTGAACTCGATTTTAGCGATGATCTTCAACAAGGCGGCTTCAAAGTCACCAACCCCAATGCGGTCGTCACCTGTTCCTGTGGCGAAAGCTTTGCCGCCTGACCTGCCGCCATGTCAGCCGATGCCTTCAGCCTCCTGGGCCTGCCTCCGCGCGCAGCTCTGGATGAGGAAACCCTGCAAGCCGCCTATCTCCAGGCGACCCGCCTGGTGCATCCCGACCAAACAGGTGGCGACACCTTGCAGAGTGCTGAATTAAATGCCGCGAAGGAGATCCTCAAATCTCCTGTCACGCGGCTGAAGCACCTGATTGAAAACCACTCAGACACGCCCTGGCGTGCTGTGCCGCTAGATGCCGCTTTGATGGGCCTGTTTGAAAAGCTCGGCCCGCTGCTGCAAGCCAGTGCCAGCTTCCTCAAAAAGAAGCAGTCCGCGAGCACTGCGCTGGCCAAGGCGCTACTCGCCAATGAGGAGATGCGCCTGCGCGAATCGCTGGAAGATCTCGGCCTGCGCATTGAGGAACTCTGGCAGCAGATCGAGGCCCAGCTTGACGTTTATGATTCCCGCATTGCCGAATCGGATGCCAGTGTCTGGCCTGAGCTGCAAGGCATCCAGGCCCGCCTCGCCTACCTGTCCAAATGGCGCTCACAGATCCGTGAGGTCCTGCTTGGTCTTATGCTTTAAGAGCAAAAACCCGTCCTTTCTAACCATGCCTGCACACGCCGAAAGTTTCCGCCTCAGCACCCGTGGCAAAGGCACGTATGAGATCACTGAGCAATGCCAGCGGATCATTGCCAGCAGCGGCATCCGCACTGGTACTGCAACTATTTTTGTCCAGCACACAAGCTGTTCCCTGGTCATCTATGAAAACGCCGATCCCTCCGCGCGGACCGATCTGCACAGCTTCTTTGACCACCTCGTGCCGGAAGA
This window encodes:
- a CDS encoding TerC/Alx family metal homeostasis membrane protein — translated: MFENSLNAFRAITTLDVLAFLVPFVVAVAIDLLTHKKGQKITMGNALKWSLIWVACAAVFSGYVWWTFENNPRQEQFGGMVRMLDGSGAISLYATGYVLEKALALDNLFAFYLIFKSFGLTLDKNQHYQHRILYWGILGAIVFRVFFLGLGAFMANASPYVLIAFALIVLWTVWKMWKSSGHAVEVNYTNHWSVNLMRRVMKTNPSIESGRFFSHGVTPLFLCLFCIEVCDVVFAFDSMPVIVAVVRDPYLMITSSLWATAGLRSLYFLLVAAQSRLWALDKAIMILLIFVSFKLIASAFGYHLDPGVSVSIVAFILTAGVIMSMAVPDPKILKED
- the pyrH gene encoding UMP kinase, encoding MGDHTGTRKFRRVLLKLSGEALREPGSTDNISPPIVEDIAAQIKAAHQTGLEIAVVVGGGNFWRGVSASNKGMERATADYMGMLATVMNSLALQSMLEAMDVPTRVQSAIEMKNVAEPFIRRVAMRHLELGRVVIFAAGTGNPFFSTDTTAALRASEIGADCVFKATKVDGIYCSDPNKNPDAVRYDNISFHDCLTQQLKVMDATAFSLCMENNMPIIVFSMNEDDNIRRALVGEPMGTLVNATGQVG
- a CDS encoding YkgJ family cysteine cluster protein produces the protein MNAHPSLDKTKPYYQCQRCGNCCRWPGDVNVTAEEVTTIAAYVGMPEEDFIRDCTRLNANRTGLSIIDKPNGECLFLEGVNSCRIQKVKPVQCAGFPNVWNFPGWREKCEAIEV
- a CDS encoding urease accessory UreF family protein, yielding MIRLLQRMDDTQPRHAEGGATGAGPTLRPVTLLADAGETAETALEDWSRGLDWVHWLFSSIRQRQAGIHFHAADLPQPGLYPRSPVTRQALAARWENFAQKDLRGPLGLALVQAWQVARDLDLVRLQELDAELDAALTGRARADSREAGARLLQGTRGARYQGLLGRYRTLQEESRTPGHFFIVWPAAAHFFQLSLASTIAEYIRLEWDLATRHLPAPAAPLSLQSITTLTGHLMHARVSGLTLLGQSEDEESSQPQKTGSL
- a CDS encoding MFS transporter encodes the protein MDAPTSRRKLALLFFCTAMPMGMWNVPLANIYAAYGREHLVPWVLATTAVAAFISPLFVGALADQKMSPTLLLRWLALATGLALTLSCTALAYGWNDGLVLVCAQIQALVATPVWSITSSIVFSQLQTPTKQFGPLRACATFGWMAGCWIVSFVLHADASLVAGYTAAGLWMLVMGLSWMLPMIQPGDIQGKRSFRQILGLDALDLLKNRDHRVVFITAALYSIPLAAFYPYTARHLKDLGVENVSAVISLAQTTEVLTMLLLAGVLARFRLKWVFMSGIAICVLRYAFNAQDTRTWIMIGTTLHGFAFTLYFITTQIYLEERIDRKWRVRAQALLYLLMSGVGNLIGYLGGGWWHASCTQAGITDWTRFWLGESALTACVCLFFVFAYRGIRAAK
- a CDS encoding DUF1080 domain-containing protein, which encodes MKFNHLASLAFILALTACNPAEVKSNDAAPASAATAPTETDGWVSMFNGKDLSGWKSNEETPGSFSIEDGALKVSNGRAHLFYVGPNGDAKFTDFEFKGKVKHMPGSNSGLYIHTEYQDKGWPEKGYECQVNSTSHKDPKKTGGLYAVKDVLDTAPVGDDEWFDYSIKVEGKRIIISINGKVTSDFTEPDGWDPATALKNMAGRKLSSGTMAIQAHDPKSVVYFKDLYIKAL
- a CDS encoding Hsp33 family molecular chaperone HslO, whose translation is MSQMLNPDLSATEIRCYFVRKRNCLLVRGRFGPVYMDYYLHLMQHSIKHPDRLDEMLKDAIAGVTLHLSSRPHDEGCAWTINLNDPLLNLFVTGATIPGRVTGRLFTEDVKDTGKSIFIAQTTRNHMQPRQSMIEFTGTDILSAVEQFYTQSEQRLTRIFRLEDEDFVQISAEPDADEEWLAGLTDADIPKLDETEHLTLLETRTYVFDCGCTPDRMFPMLSRLNNEDLDFIFEDGSATITCPRCAAVFRTPKADFDEWKARQTA
- a CDS encoding iron-sulfur cluster assembly accessory protein, with protein sequence MTATAPHAAPNYKLGNEKLIKVLPNAARKLNGLLTKQGRSENGALRIAVVGGGCSGLQYKMDLVDGPANRDIMVVSGDVRVLIDPKSALFVSGSELDFSDDLQQGGFKVTNPNAVVTCSCGESFAA
- a CDS encoding J domain-containing protein yields the protein MSADAFSLLGLPPRAALDEETLQAAYLQATRLVHPDQTGGDTLQSAELNAAKEILKSPVTRLKHLIENHSDTPWRAVPLDAALMGLFEKLGPLLQASASFLKKKQSASTALAKALLANEEMRLRESLEDLGLRIEELWQQIEAQLDVYDSRIAESDASVWPELQGIQARLAYLSKWRSQIREVLLGLML
- a CDS encoding secondary thiamine-phosphate synthase enzyme YjbQ; this translates as MPAHAESFRLSTRGKGTYEITEQCQRIIASSGIRTGTATIFVQHTSCSLVIYENADPSARTDLHSFFDHLVPEDTPYFVHTHEGPDDMPSHLRMALTRTSEVIPVMNARLALGTWQGIFLFEHRRASHTRSIVVSVVGEA